The Plectropomus leopardus isolate mb chromosome 2, YSFRI_Pleo_2.0, whole genome shotgun sequence genome has a window encoding:
- the gata1a gene encoding GATA binding protein 1a, whose protein sequence is MEDSSEQSQWVSPALLSSDPLAGFSSEPGLLPPGEEGESFFSSQDTDYTNLPSFFSNPSQSRAAPTYRHSSVRQVYTSPSLLSNLQLLDGPGSHSLSSPYNPPASTWSSSPLSKTSLHSHTPTSLYTPGVTSSFITSRDGYLSPSREGRESPRLQEALKAERLSPLGGSGASSSFLNLTPAAGSVYTPSSHPHMLSPYNSYMTGPQEYNSAAIYSSPGAWISPSYSPKLRNKMRISTPEARECVNCGATATPLWRRDGTGHYLCNACGLYHKMNGQNRPLIRPKKRLIVSKRAGTLCANCHTSITTLWRRNANGEPVCNACGLYFKLHNVNRPLTMKKDCIQTRNRKVSNKNKKSKKATMFEPYSEPPLPQPSSLDDNCGSFSLGPGTLLTYSHTPHLIPTPSPLHPSTSLQYTHHLNTGMMPTLV, encoded by the exons ATGGAGGACTCGTCAGAGCAGTCCCAGTGGGTGTCGCCTGCTCTGCTCAGCTCAGATCCTCTGGCCGGTTTCTCCTCTGAGCCCGGGCTTTTGCCTCCAGGAGAAGAGGGCGAGTCCTTCTTTTCCAGTCAGGACACAGACTACACCAACCTACCTTCCTTCTTCTCCAACCCGAGCCAAAGCCGAGCAGCACCCACCTACAGACACAGCTCGG TTCGACAGGTGTACACCTCACCGAGCCTCCTCAGCAACCTCCAGCTGCTGGATGGGCCAGGCAGTCACTCCCTGAGCTCACCCTACAACCCCCCAGCCTCCACCTGGAGCAGCAGCCCCCTCAGCAAGACCTCGCTGCACTCACACACCCCAACCTCCCTCTACACCCCTGGCGTCACCTCTTCTTTCATCACCTCCAGAGACGGATACTTGTCTCCGAGCAGAGAGGGCCGGGAGAGTCCCCGGCTTCAGGAGGCCCTGAAGGCCGAGCGCCTGAGCCCGTTGGGGGGGTCGGGGGCCAGCAGCAGTTTTCTGAATCTGACTCCTGCTGCTGGGAGTGTGTACACTCCGTCGTCTCACCCACACATGCTGAGCCCCTACAACTCCTACATGACGGGTCCACAGGAGTACAACTCCGCTGCCATCTACTCCAGCCCGGGAGCCTGGATCAGCCCCTCATACTCCCCCAAACTCCGCAATAAGATGAGGATATCCACTCCAG AGGCCAGAGAGTGTGTTAACTGTggagccacagccaccccccTGTGGCGTCGGGATGGTACAGGCCACTACCTGTGCAACGCCTGTGGACTGTACCACAAGATGAACGGCCAGAACAGACCACTGATCCGACCCAAGAAGAGACTG ATTGTCAGCAAGCGGGCTGGCACACTGTGTGCCAACTGCCACACAAGCATAACAACACTGTGGAGACGCAACGCCAATGGAGAGCCTGTGTGTAACGCTTGTGGACTCTACTTTAAACTGCACAAT GTCAACAGGCCGCTCACCATGAAGAAGGACTGCATTCAAACACGCAACAGAAAAGTGTCcaacaagaacaaaaagagcaagaaGGCCACCATGTTTGAGCCGTACTCTGAGCCGCCATTGCCTCAGCCTTCCTCCCTGGACGACAACTGCGGGTCATTTTCCCTCGGCCCTGGGACACTCCTCACCTACAGCCACACACCGCACCTCATCCCAACACCATCACCTCTGCATCCCTCCACCTCCCTACAATACACACACCACCTCAACACTGGCATGATGCCCACACTGgtctga
- the LOC121955462 gene encoding bcl-2-like protein 1 has translation MSYSNRELVEFFISYKLSQRNHPASLLRPEDAGGRTEGDKANSAASNGLLVNSRNGGGQPGTSTSPHGDIEAVKAALRDSADEFELRFMQAFSDLSSQIDITPDTAYHSFKSVMDEVFKDGVNWGRVVGLFSFGGVLCVECVERDMSELVSRIADWMTMYLDEHIDPWIQSQGGWDCFAEIFGEGSAAEARRSQERLRRWLLVGVVVLMGVLVGVVMAKNH, from the exons ATGTCGTACAGTAACAGAGAGCTGGTGGAGTTCTTCATAAGCTACAAGCTGTCGCAGAGGAACCACCCAGCGTCTCTGCTGAGGCCAGAGGATGCTGGTGGAAGGACTGAAGGAGACAAGGCCAACTCAGCTGCCAGTAATGGCTTGCTGGTTAACAGCAGGAATGGAGGCGGCCAGCCGGGGACATCTACATCCCCACATGGGGACATTGAGGCTGTAAAGGCAGCTCTTCGGGACTCAGCAGATGAGTTTGAACTGCGTTTCATGCAAGCGTTCAGTGACCTTTCCTCACAGATTGACATCACTCCTGACACGGCCTACCACAGCTTTAAGAGCGTAATGGACGAGGTGTTCAAGGATGGAGTCAACTGGGGACGTGTAGTGGGCCTGTTTTCCTTTGGAGGTGTGCTGTGTGTGGAATGTGTAGAGAGGGATATGAGCGAGCTGGTTTCCCGCATCGCAGACTGGATGACCATGTACCTGGATGAGCACATCGATCCATGGATCCAAAGCCAAGGAGGATGG GACTGCTTTGCTGAGATTTTTGGGGAGGGCAGCGCTGCCGAAGCGAGGAGATCTCAGGAGCGTCTGAGAAGATGGCTGCTAGTTGGAGTGGTGGTACTTATGGGAGTGCTGGTTGGTGTAGTCATGGCCAAGAATCACTGA